The Salvelinus alpinus chromosome 3, SLU_Salpinus.1, whole genome shotgun sequence genome segment tttctctgtttctactctcacacacagacagagaggcgcGCGCGTAATAGCTATGCATTTTGTGGGACCGGGAAGCACGAAAAACATCCCCGGTGGCCATTTGGTCTAATCGAAAGGAAATATATGATTCGTCACGGGTCAGATggtgttttttttataggttattaaAAGACGTGTATTAAAGACCACCTGGATATAAGAGTTAAATGATGTGTCCTTCGGGACTGTTGTGAAGATACAGTGATGTACTCTTGAACTTCAGCTGACACCAGTGTGGACGAGAGGAAGGACATGATATCACTGAACTATTTCACACAATGTTCTTATTCACCGGGGGGCCGCTTTGTTATAACCTATATGGCCTCTAAGGTGTAGTGAGGTAATGCCATAATACACGCCCTTCGGTGTCTTGGATAGGCTATGTGGTTGAAATATTTTAATCAAGAAATGTGCATTTAAACGACTGAGAATATCCTGATTATTTATGGGCTATTTCTCCTCAAGCTATTAGCATGGATTACTACATACATAGTGACGAGGTGAACTGCAGGGCAACGCGTCAGCACCTCGGTGCGacccgacagagagagagagatgcgcgGGAGTTCACCGAGATGTCAGAGTCCGTGATGTAGgggcacttcctaacctcctgcccaatgtatgaccatattagagagacatatttccctcagattacacagatccacaaagaattagaaaacaaatccaattttgataaactcccatatctactgggtgaaataccacagtgaccaatcacagcagcaagatgtgtgacctgttgccacaagaaaagggcaaccagtgaagaacaaacaccattgtaaatacaacccatatttatgcttatttattttaacttgtgtgctttaaccatttgtacattgttacaacactgtatatagacataatatgacatttgtaatgtctttattgttttgaaacttctgtatgtgtaatgtttactgttcatttttattgtttatttgacctttgtatattatctacctcacttgctttggcaatgttaacacatgtttcccatgccaataaagccccttgaattgaattgaattgaattgagagagacagagagagagagagggggggagacagagagagagagagggggggagagacagagagagagggggggagagacagagagagagagaggggggagagagagagagagagagagacaaagagagagagggggagagagagagagagaggggggagagacagagagagagagacaaagagagagagaaagagagagagagacagagggagagagacagagagagaaagagagagagagggagagagagagagaaagagagagagagggagagagagagagagagagagagagagagggaatgggggAACGGGAAATCTAGAACGTGTCGCTGTAAAATGTGGAGCCACGCTGTCTCCTGCTTGACTGGCTGAGTCGTCTGTCCGCTCCATGTTATAGCTGTCATAAAAACAGTGATTCCAAAGCCACTGGGTTGGTTCCGCGGTGTTTACTTGACATGTTTAGCCTCCCGGTAACCTTGTTAACACCaagtttttgtttttttcccacCAACTGACCCAAGTTTGAACTCACTGCAAGCAAGATATCATTTTTTATAACAGAGGCCCTTCCACAGATACAGACGGAGCAGCGTCACCGACTGCAGAGGGAAACGGTAGTCGAGACAGACAACAGGTTAAAGTCTCATTCTAGATTAGACAAGTTTAACCAGGCGACACTACGTCACTGAACATCTCCAACTCTCAAAAGGAAAAACGTGTCAGTTTCGCCTCCAAAACAACTGTCCTTAATTCGTATAACCTAATACAATACAAACAACTTAGTTATTATTCCAACAAAATGCTGGATTAAAAGCTTTCACACGATTGTTTAATGATTTAATTTGACCACATTCAGCTGTATTTAAATGCATGAGTCGAATAAAGCAAAGACGTGTGTTGTAATTTAAAGAGGATTAAGGAAATGATTTAAATTCGGAGCCAACAGCGCTAATTGAAATGTGTTGAAAGCTGGTCAATTAAGACCCGCCCCGGGCATTACACGCAGAACTCATCACATGTAATGAGGCTAAACTGCGGAATATTTGCAACAAAGAACCTTTGGATGGTTCCTATTGTTAGAGGTACTTAACACCTTTTCAGAGTTAAATCCCTGATTGTGCGTCTGCAACAGGAGGTGGTATTAAAATGCGCCTGTAACAAATGGGGTTTTTGGAGAGGCTGCAACTCCGTGGGCGGAGCGAGATGACACAACAATTAAAGATGAACTTTGTGTGAACTAATTTCTGTCGCCAAGCCAAAGGTAACAGGAGGCCGAGACCTGGGGAAAAGGGTATAAAAAGGCCGTAGAAACACCCATACGGTTCAGAAGCAAACAATCTCTTGCTCCCACCTAAAAGTCCTCACAAAGTTTATAGTTGGTTTGGGTTACGCGCACTAGTACAATGGCTTTGAACACGTTGCTGGCGACCCTTCTTTGCACGATTGTGCTTCCAATCTTTCTCTTTTTAGTCGCGGTGAAGTTATGGGAGGTTTATTTGATCCGTGGTCGGGATCCCAGCTGTCCAGCCCCTCTTCCTCCTGGATCCATGGGCTTACCTTTCATCGGAGAGACGCTCCAACTCCTTCTCCAGGTCATTTTATAACCCTTTCAAACGTAATAATAGTCATATTGTATAATATTAACCTGTTAGTGTATATATATCTTCCGTTGATAATAAACATTGTATTTATTCCTTTTTTTATTGCAGAGGAGAAAGTTCCTGCGGATGAAACGGCAGAAGTATGGATGCATTTACAGAACGCATCTCTTTGGCAACCCCACGGTGCGCGTCATGGGCGCGAACAACGTCAGACACATTCTGCTGGGGGAACATAAACTTGTCGCGGTGCAGTGGCCCGCTTCCGTCAGAACTATTTTGGGATCGAACACGCTCTCCAATATGCACGGGACCCAgcacaaaaacaagaaaaaagtGCGTAGATGGTTTaaactttattttttttgcatgAATAAACACCTTTAACGTAgcaaattaaatgtattattttacgCATAGATATTTGGCTAAAATAAGCACCTATTTAAAGCTTTCTTTTAATGTCCCTCCCGTCTTAACGGAACGTTGCTCCTGTATTTCAGGCTATAATGAGAGCGTTCTCCCGGGATGCCTTGGAGCACTACATCCCGGTGAtccaggaggaggtgaggagcgCCGTGAGGGAATGGCTACAGAAGGACTCCGACGTTCTAGTCTACCCCGAGATGAAGCGCCTCATGTTCCGCATCGCCATGAGGATCCTCCTGGGCTTCGACCCGGAACAGATCCAGACCGACGAGCACGAGCTGGTGGAGGCTTTCGAAGAGATGATCAAGAACCTTTTCTCCCTGCCGGTAGATGTCCCCTTCAGCGGCTTGTACCGGGTAAATAGCGGTGCACTCAATTCTAATTCTATGACGTTTTTTAAAAACAATGTATTTAGAATATTGTCAGGGCCTAaattaatgtttaaaaaaaaaaatacatctcTTTTATCTACAGGGATTGAAAGCCCGAAATTTAATCCACTCCAAAATCGAGGAGAACATTCAGAGAAAAATAGACAGTGGAAAAGAGGTGAAACACAGAGACGCGCTACAACAGCTGATCGACATCAGCAGGAACAGCGACGAGCCATTCAGCATGCAGGTAATACTCTATACATGTATCCCCATTCAGCATGCAGGTAATACTCTATACATGTATCCCCATCTTCAACAACAGAGAcgttgggggcggcaggtagcctggtggttagagcgttgggggaggcaggtagcctggtggttagagcgttgggatagcaggtagcctggtggttagagcgttgggggcggcaggtagcctggtggttagagcgttggggcggcaggtagcctggtggttagagcgttggggcggcaggtagcctggtggttggggcggcaggtagcctggtggttagagcgttggggcggcaggtagcctggtggttagagcgttggggcggcaggtagcctggtggttagagcgttgggatagcaggtagcctggtggttagagcgttgggatagcaggtagcctggtggttagagcgttgggggcggcaggtagcctggtggttagagcgttgggggcggcaggtagcctggtggttagagcgttggggcggcaggtagcctggtggttagagcgttgggggtggcaggtagcctggtggttagagcgttgggggcggcaggtagcctggtggttagagcgttggggcggcaggtagcctagtggttagagcgttgggggcggcaggtagcctggtggttagagcgttgggggggcaggtagcctagtgtttagagcgttgggatagcaggtagcctggtggttagagcgttggggcggcaggtagcctagtggttagagcgttgggggggcaggtagcctagtgtttagagcgttggggcggcaggtagcctagtggttaga includes the following:
- the cyp26a1 gene encoding cytochrome P450 26A1, producing MALNTLLATLLCTIVLPIFLFLVAVKLWEVYLIRGRDPSCPAPLPPGSMGLPFIGETLQLLLQRRKFLRMKRQKYGCIYRTHLFGNPTVRVMGANNVRHILLGEHKLVAVQWPASVRTILGSNTLSNMHGTQHKNKKKAIMRAFSRDALEHYIPVIQEEVRSAVREWLQKDSDVLVYPEMKRLMFRIAMRILLGFDPEQIQTDEHELVEAFEEMIKNLFSLPVDVPFSGLYRGLKARNLIHSKIEENIQRKIDSGKEVKHRDALQQLIDISRNSDEPFSMQAIKESATELLFGGHETTASTATSLVMFLGLNPDVVNKLRQELHQQEERGVDLLGQNVNMEVLEQLKYTGCVIKETLRMNPPVPGGFRVVLKTFQLNGYQIPKGWTVIYSICDTHDVADVFPNKEEFDPERFMDGSSEDSSRFNYIPFGGGSRMCVGKEFAKVLLKIFLLELTLRCDWTLSNGPPTMKIGPTVYPVDNLPTVFRRHSRT